TGAGGGCTATCAAGGTGTGATTCCATTATTTTAGGAGCTGACCATTAGTGAAGAATTCCATTACCGCCTTGATAAAATCAACCCCTATATTGTCCCAAGCCGCCGTGAAGAATTTTGCATTGTAACCATCCGGACCGGGAGCTTTATCGGCACCTATACTAAATAGATCCTTCTTGATTTCTTCCTCCGTGATTGTAGCTTCAAGAGATGATGCTTGAGCTTGAGATAATTTAGTCCCATGCAAAGAAGAAATATCAATTGGAGAGCTTTGACCGGTTTCACCCAAGAGGCTTTGAAAATACTCCACAAATTCCATGGCGACTTCATCCAAACTAGTTGTTTGTTCTCCGGATTGTTTGATAAGTGTAGTAATAGCATTTCTTTTGTTGTTTCTCTTCACCAAGTCATGAAAAAATTTGGTGCATCTATCACTATTCTTGAGGTAAGTACTCTTGGCACGTTGTTGATAGAAAAGTCTTTCCGCCTCCGCTAGCATAATCGCCTTCTTTCTTATTGCGCCATAGTCACTTGGGGGCTCACCACCATCAAGAAGGGCTCTTTGAACAACCTCTAACTCTGATTTTTCTCTTGATGCTTGCTCCTTGATATGTTGAAAGTGAAGCTTATCAAGTTTCCTTAGTTTACCTTTCAACCGTGTAAGTTTTGTCTTGAGAATAAATTGTGCATTGCCATATACGGGTGCCTCCCATGTATTTGCCACCAAATCTTTGAATCCATCATGTAACGTCCACATATTATAAAATTTGAAAGGCCTATTGGAACCTCTCTCTCTTGCAAAAGTTGAAACTATGATTCAAGAGTGATCCGATAGGCACCCTGGGGGCGTATATTCTACGTAGCTTTCATAGTCCGCAACAAGCCATTGTGAATTCACCATAGCACGATCTAGCTTGCAAGAAACCTGTCCATTTGTCCATGTCAAACGAGACCCAATAGAGCGAAGATCAACCAAACCACAAGTATTAACAAAGTACTCCAAATCATGTATCTCATAATTAGAAACCTGTTCGCCACCTTCTTTGTCTTGAATTGTCAATGGTGAATTATAATCTCCCATAATGAGCCAAGGTTCAACAATCGCTTCTCCAAGGAGGGTAAGAGAAGTCCATAAGGGTCTCCTTGTCATGATAGAATGAAAGTCATATATAAATGTCACCAAAGAAGACCGAGCCGTAATAGAACACCGAACACGGCAATGTATATATTGATCCGATGTATCAAGAACATCCAAAGTGACCCTGTGCATATCCCATAGAAGCAAAATACGACCTCTATTAGAATAAATGAAATTATTTGTCATCTCCATACCTGAAAATTTTCTTCGCATGATAACATCTAAGGAGTCCTCATTAAGCTTAGTTTCAATAAGTGCTATGACTTGAATTTCCTTTTGCTTGAGGAGATGAAGTAGCCTCACTTGAGTCAATTTGTTCTTGAGATGCATCAATCTCCTTATCATCAACTTGAGCACCGGTTGAATTTGATGATGAAGCCACACTATTCTTGGATGGAAGGGGTGTTACCACAACCGGTTGTGAAAGAGGATCAAGCACATTTGGAAGGGGTGATGTTTGTATCTCCTTTTGAACCAATTCTTCAACAACCGTTTCAGCCAATATAGGGTCTTGTTCCGGAACACGATCCATTGGTGATGGAGTGCCACCAACGGCTTGTGGAGGCCCTTGAGGAGGAAACGATGACTTTTTTCTATATTGAAATTGTTGTATTCCTCTTGTAGGTTGTGATCGGTTGAGATGACGGTTGCCGGAATTCTTGCAATTCTCCTTACAATGTCCAAGTTGACGACAATTATCGCAAAAATCGGGCATGACTTCATAAATGATCTAAAGGTCAAGTTGAGTACTAGTAGGTAATGAAATTGAACCTCTCTTATTCTTTCATCATGAACCGAGACCTCCACCAAGAGCCTAGCATATGTCAATCTTTCCCTTGTACGGGTTAATTTGTCGGTGTACATCGGTCTTCCTATCTCCGAGCCAATGAGTCCAAGAACTTTGGGAGACCAATAGTCCGGAGGCAATCCATGAATTTGAACCCAAGCGGAGACATACCTTCCATCCTCATCAAATAAAAAGCAACGCGGCATAATCTTTAGGAACAGAGGAATTCCATATGCAAAATACGGTCCCCCAAGTAGAACTTTGTCACGATCTTGCATTGTATCAAAGCGATATACAACCCAACCACTTTTGTGCATGTAGAATTCATAAGGTACTTTCCATCTAGAACCAATGAAAGAGACACCATTCTTTCCCGGATGTCTTCCCATAAAACAACCAACAAGACAAAAACCAATCGAGTCTTCCACAGTTTCAATGTCATCATACTCAAAACTCAAGCGCTGCCTGGTTGGTTGAGATTGTTGTAATTGGGTCGCCATCTTAGTCCGTCGATTATCCTTGAAAGGGTTGGCCCATGAACCATGCTTCTTTTGTCCCCGAGGGATTGTTGCTTGAGTAACCTTCACATCAGTAGATGGAGCTTGATCGGCATCTCTAGCAACAGCTTCATCACCTCCAGCAGTGACGGAGTGAGCTTCTTCGGCAAAGTTAGGAGATGGAGCTGATTGggggagagaaagagggagacTAGGAGGATCACATGCCACCTCATTAACCACCTCAGCATCTTGGAGCGCCACCTCATTAACCACCTCAGCATCTTGGGCCGCCACCTCAGCATGATTTGCCAATTGTGATGTATCAACTTCATCCTCTTCAAATGAGGTAGGAAGTGGAGCCTTCGAAAAATTCAAAGGTGAATATTTaatgcctttcttctttcttcccaTTTGAATGCCTCCACGTGGATGAAAGTCAAAGAGTAATCAAAACGGAGAAATGTAGCCACAAAATGTAGGCACCGTATAAGCACAAAAATCACGCCAATTCAAATGCCAACCAATATTTTCCCAATCTGTTCAAGCCAATTCAATTGCCAACCAAGAGTTTCCAAGTCAAAACAAAGCCCAATTACTCCACGCCAAGTGACATCCAATCCTTCCAAATCAAGAGAAATTCAAATAAAGCCACACCAAGTGCCAACCACGCCCATTAATGTTGAAATAAATTTCCCAAAAAAATTCCTTCTATGGAGCAACCGGAATTTGCACAATGCTTGAAAACTCCGATGGATTTTCGGTGAAACTCTGGCGAGCCTCCGGCGATGTGTAAATTAATAAGCCTTTGATATATCACTACCGATCTTCGGACACCGAGTCAAAGGAAGAAAAACCAAAGGAAATCCAAAGAAAACCAATATGGAGGAGGAGGGGATAGGAGCAGGTTTACCGAGAACATGCACGGTAACACAAATGAAAGATAACCTCTATGCCGGAGAATAAACTCCGATATAGCCAGTAGGATATCCTCTCTGCCCCCTCCAATTCCACCCGCGAACCTCCAGAGAAAAGGTGTCAACCACACGTGGATGAGCACCACCAGGGGGGAGAGAAACCCGAGGAGAGTTCTCTCAAGGTTGCTGGAGAAAGAACCTAGAAATCACTCACCTCACCGTGTGGAAGATGACCGGAAATCCTAGAGAGAAGTTGGAGTTTCTCTCTCTAGGAAGCGGACACACATTTAGAATGATTCTAGGGTGACCTCTTTTTGGTACCTAGTGTTTAAACTTGACAAAAAAAAGAGCTAAAATCATTGATCCTCAGCCTACAAATCTGAGTACTTGAATGTCATATAGGTATATTACTTGACATGCATAAATAACATTTAGTTCGACATACCAATATGCATGTTTAGTAGTAATAATGGACAAGGAAATGACTAATTTAAACTATCTGAAGATAAATAgacaaaaaagagagagagagagactaccttgtcacaccccgggggagtctctgtccgaagaaatttcggcagcacctcccttctacgggtgacaatctgaagcatttctacagacataatatacctcagccacaggctgctggaatatacacacaaccacgcagtttataatacagcctactcggctgatacaataaaaacacaaccacgcagttatatgtaaaacatcccactcggctgtacaaaaaccaaaaacacaatggaaaatgacagaaaccaaatacaaaccaaccCTACTTAATTAACATTActcaaaaaaagaaaagttcaGTGGCATAAGATAAGGAAAGTACACTTAATTAGAAAAGTTCAGTGGCATAAGATAACATTACTTAATTAATTAACGGAATATACACATTACTCaaaaaagaaaacttaattaaCAATGATAGAATatgacaaaatttatttaaatgtaGATAATATGATAAGGAAAGTTCAGTGGCATAAGCGATGCTATATAACCAACCCTACTTAATGAAATAAAAACTTAAGCGATTGGTTTACATCACGATAATATTTAACCCATGGCATATTTCTGAGTCCATGACCTGGCAGTGGCCTCGTACTTGACTCGATCAGTCTTGTAAACTTGAGCGATCTCAAGAACCAAAGGATCATCAGGGTTGGGATCAGTGAGGAGTGAGCATATCGACAACAACACCTAAAATTTGAATTCAGATTGTCGGTTAGGTTCTCTTTGGTAGCATCAAGGAAATATAGTTCAATCATCTTCTATGAATTTCTGAAGACACTATTAAAAATTGAAAGTATTTTACCAATAAGTTGCATGTCTCTAATGTTTACCAATAAGTTTATACAACTGAACTCCCAGTAGAACTGAAGTGAAACTCAAATGAAAGCCTATAGTCAGAAGAGGTCATTTCTCTAATGTTTCTACAACTTTAGAATGATTCTATAGTGACCTCTTTCTGTTACCTAGTGTTTAAACTTGACAAAAAAAAAGAGCTAAAATCATTGATCCCCAGCCTACAAATCTGAGTACTTGAATGTCATATAGGTATTACTTGGCATGCATAAATAACATTTGGTTCGACATACCAATATGCATGTGTAGTAGTAATAATGGACAAGGAAATGACTAATTTAAACTATCTGAAGATAAATaaacaagagagagagagagagagagagagagatactACTTTAGATATTGTCAAAGCAGGACTCCATTCCTTCTTCAGAATGTTAAGGCAGATGCTACCGTTGTCGCTGTTGATATTTGGGTGATAGACTTTTGTTAGAAAAGGCATCTGCAAGATCAATGTATTATTTAGATATCATGAAAAGGAACCATGAATCCAGTTGAGATGAAATTCCTTAATACTGTGTTGACTTGAAAAAGtaacaaattatatttttcttCATCACTAACTAACTTCATCACTTAACAATATTAAAAGGCCTACCTTTGGTGGCTTGAAGGGATAATCTGGTGGAAAGTGAATATTCACTAAAAATATACCGCCTGCAAATGGGCTATCAGCGTGCCCCATAATGGTGGCTTGCCAGTGGGACAATTCATGGATGCGAATCAGATTCTATATCCTTCCTTCTATATCTCGATTATAAATATCTATATCCATACTTCTTCCTAAAAGATCGGACATCTTCTATATTATAAATATACACTCCTTCATTCCAAAGAAAACACTGGTTTTTAAAATCGAACCCAACCGGTTGGTTcaatacttaaaatatttttttatttatttaataaaaaataattcatggataaacgtaattatttttaattattttttcatccATTACACGTCGCTCCCATAGTTTGGTCATGGCCACAATTTGCAACCAGACAGCTCACAGCAAAGACGCGAATCACGACCACGAGTAGGGATGTTAAAAATGAACTCGATCCAACAACCCAATCTGAGtcgaccaaaaaaaaaaaatcagatttgagTTGGCGCTACAGTTACACTGCTTCTTTCTTCGCTTCGTTTTCTTGCcaccggtgattgacttgagcgtcggagagtcatcaccggggaaccccttcccggctcggcactgacgtcttGTGGTTGTAGGTCCGCGCCAGTCGGAGGTCCACGCAAAGTCAACAGGGGCGTcacgtccccagtgtccatcgCCTCGACTTTTGGGAAGGATCaatcataattttaatatttattttttcacaACA
This genomic stretch from Zingiber officinale cultivar Zhangliang chromosome 7A, Zo_v1.1, whole genome shotgun sequence harbors:
- the LOC121999395 gene encoding ubiquitin-conjugating enzyme E2 30-like, yielding MDTGDVTPLLTLRGPPTGADLQPQDNLIRIHELSHWQATIMGHADSPFAGGIFLVNIHFPPDYPFKPPKMPFLTKVYHPNINSDNGSICLNILKKEWSPALTISKVLLSICSLLTDPNPDDPLVLEIAQVYKTDRVKYEATARSWTQKYAMG